A single region of the Pontimicrobium sp. SW4 genome encodes:
- a CDS encoding GIY-YIG nuclease family protein yields MNLWYVYIMANKPNGVIYIGVTDNIEERVKEHKLRIRPESFTAKYNCDELVYFEEYENDKEALVRERQFKKWKRDWKIKLIEEMNPSWIDLSMNWNLSNKTERFGNQ; encoded by the coding sequence ATGAATTTATGGTATGTATATATTATGGCAAATAAGCCAAATGGAGTAATTTATATTGGTGTGACTGATAATATTGAGGAAAGAGTTAAAGAGCATAAATTAAGAATTAGACCAGAATCATTTACCGCAAAATACAACTGTGATGAACTAGTTTATTTTGAAGAATATGAAAATGATAAAGAAGCACTTGTAAGGGAAAGGCAGTTCAAGAAATGGAAAAGAGACTGGAAAATTAAATTAATTGAAGAAATGAATCCAAGTTGGATAGATTTAAGTATGAATTGGAATTTAAGCAATAAAACGGAAAGATTTGGAAACCAATAA
- a CDS encoding transferase hexapeptide repeat family protein: MIYSFKGYIPVVHESSFVHPLAAVTGNVIIGKNCYIGPGAAIRGDWGQIILEDGVNVQENCTVHMFPGKSITLKESAHIGHGAIIHGANIGRNVLVGMNTVIMDDAVIGDECIVGAMAFVKAETIIPKRSLVVGNPAKVVKQVTDEMIDWKTKGTTLYQQLPKECHESLKEVEPLREIPENMKIQEGVYDTLREHFLRKQESQNKK, from the coding sequence ATGATTTACAGTTTCAAAGGATACATACCAGTAGTTCACGAAAGTAGTTTTGTGCATCCTTTGGCTGCAGTGACTGGAAATGTCATCATCGGGAAAAACTGTTACATAGGTCCTGGAGCCGCCATTCGCGGAGATTGGGGACAAATCATTCTAGAAGATGGAGTAAACGTTCAAGAAAATTGCACAGTACATATGTTTCCTGGTAAGTCTATCACGCTAAAAGAAAGTGCTCATATAGGCCATGGAGCCATTATTCATGGAGCTAATATTGGTAGAAATGTATTGGTTGGAATGAATACTGTGATTATGGATGATGCCGTAATTGGTGACGAATGTATTGTTGGAGCAATGGCGTTTGTAAAAGCAGAAACCATTATTCCGAAGCGAAGTTTAGTAGTTGGCAATCCAGCAAAAGTGGTGAAACAAGTGACAGATGAAATGATAGATTGGAAAACTAAAGGCACAACATTGTATCAGCAATTGCCAAAGGAATGTCATGAAAGTCTAAAAGAAGTTGAGCCCTTGCGTGAGATTCCTGAGAACATGAAAATACAAGAAGGTGTTTATGACACGCTTAGAGAACATTTCCTGCGAAAGCAGGAATCTCAGAATAAAAAATGA
- a CDS encoding enoyl-CoA hydratase/isomerase family protein — protein MEPYVKQYIKNKVGYIEFFHPSHNSLPSNLLTELARTITKAGEDEGIRVIVLKSGGDRTFCAGASFEELVDISNEEMGKAFFSGFANVINAMRKCPKFIVGRIQGKTVGGGVGLASATDYCMATKFAAIKLSELNVGIGPFVVGPAVQRKLGLSAMSQIAIDANTFYSAEWAQQKGLFTQVYQTVEELDEAVNTFAKNLCSYNPKAMSEMKTMFWRGTEDWDQLLIQRAKISGRLVLSDFTKETLKKYK, from the coding sequence ATGGAACCATACGTAAAACAATACATTAAAAATAAGGTTGGATATATAGAGTTTTTCCATCCTTCACATAATTCATTGCCATCAAATTTGCTTACAGAATTGGCAAGAACCATTACTAAAGCTGGTGAAGATGAAGGCATTAGAGTTATTGTTCTAAAAAGTGGTGGAGATAGAACCTTTTGTGCTGGAGCTAGTTTTGAAGAGCTTGTAGATATTAGTAATGAAGAAATGGGAAAAGCTTTTTTCTCTGGTTTTGCTAATGTGATTAACGCCATGCGAAAATGCCCAAAGTTTATAGTTGGACGTATTCAAGGTAAAACTGTTGGAGGAGGAGTAGGTTTGGCTTCTGCAACTGACTATTGTATGGCAACAAAGTTTGCTGCTATAAAATTAAGTGAATTGAATGTTGGTATTGGACCTTTCGTAGTTGGTCCAGCAGTACAAAGAAAACTTGGGTTGAGTGCAATGTCTCAAATTGCCATAGATGCCAACACATTTTATTCAGCTGAATGGGCACAACAAAAAGGACTTTTTACACAAGTTTATCAAACAGTTGAAGAATTAGATGAGGCTGTTAATACTTTTGCCAAAAACCTTTGCAGTTACAACCCAAAAGCCATGAGCGAAATGAAAACTATGTTTTGGAGAGGCACTGAAGACTGGGATCAATTACTAATTCAACGAGCAAAAATTAGTGGCCGATTAGTATTAAGTGATTTTACAAAAGAAACATTAAAAAAGTATAAATGA
- a CDS encoding GIY-YIG nuclease family protein yields MKYYVYIVTNKPNGVLYIGSTKRLKTRIYQHKTKAHPNTFSARYNLDKLVYFEEYNNEIESELREKQMKKWNRAWKVELIEKTNPYWKDLYKKLK; encoded by the coding sequence TTGAAGTATTATGTATATATAGTAACGAATAAACCAAATGGAGTTTTATATATAGGAAGTACAAAAAGATTAAAAACAAGAATATATCAACATAAAACTAAAGCACATCCAAACACATTTTCAGCAAGATATAATTTAGATAAGCTTGTTTATTTTGAAGAATATAATAACGAAATTGAATCTGAATTAAGAGAAAAGCAGATGAAGAAATGGAATAGGGCTTGGAAAGTTGAATTAATTGAAAAAACAAATCCTTATTGGAAGGATTTGTATAAAAAATTAAAATAA